In one window of Anser cygnoides isolate HZ-2024a breed goose chromosome 3, Taihu_goose_T2T_genome, whole genome shotgun sequence DNA:
- the GLYATL3 gene encoding glycine N-acyltransferase-like protein 3, translating into MLVLNSSTKLQMLEKILRRSFPESLKVYGAVMNINRGNPFRKEVVVDSWSDFKVVITRPQRQVDIHTDDLDHYTNAHAVFYKEPHAYRELLENTNAINWGQIFQIQGLQYGICGISRAVALSKQVDVKTSSFRMVIHSDPDTLPDVKLQMDPKFTLAYLDISHSSLLNKTWSRGGNPRCEKYLANLICCFPSVCVLDDKGYPLSWSLTDQFATMIHSYTLPEHRRKGFSRLVTTTLAKKLHSCGFPVQGNVLEANLPSVTLLKSMNAHFLPCSFFRVIHTPFQFLAKPH; encoded by the exons GTTTATGGAGCTGTGATGAACATCAACCGAGGGAATCCCTTCAGGAAGGAGGTGGTGGTAGATTCATGGTCAGACTTCAAAGTTGTCATCACCCGTCCTCAGAGGCAGGTAGATATACAT ACAGATGACCTTGACCATTATACTAACGCACATGCAGTTTTCTACAAGGAGCCACATGCTTACCGGGAGCTACTCGAAAACACAAATGCCATCAACTGGGGACAAATTTTTCAGATTCAAG GGCTCCAGTATGGAATATGTGGAATATCCAGAGCTGTTGCTTTATCTAAGCAGGTAGATGTGAAAACATCCTCCTTCCGGATGGTTATCCACTCAGACCCAGACACGCTGCCAGATGTCAAACTTCA GATGGACCCTAAATTCACCCTGGCTTACCTGGACATCTCCCATTCCAGCCTGCTCAACAAAACCTGGTCGAGGGGAGGCAATCCGAGGTGCGAGAAGTACCTTGCTAACCTCATTTGCTGCTTTCCCAGTGTCTGTGTCTTAGATGACAAGGGGTATCCCCTCTCCTGGAGCCTGACAGACCAGTTTGCCACCATGATTCATAGTTATACTCTTCCAGAACATCGAAGAAAGGGTTTTAGCAGGCTTGTGACTACCACTTTAGCTAAGAAATTACATAGCTGTGGCTTTCCAGTGCAAGGTAATGTCCTGGAGGCAAATCTGCCATCTGTAACGTTGCTGAAAAGCATGAATGCCCACTTTCTTCCCTGCTCATTTTTCAGAGTGATTCACACACCTTTTCAGTTTCTAGCCAAACCTCACTAA
- the LOC106038206 gene encoding cytochrome P450 2K1-like — MDWSSSTTVGLVFVLTFLIILKIGSFLNSNRRKNLPPGPRALPIIGNLHLFDLKRPYRTYLQLSKEYGPVYSVQMGQRKIVVLSGYETVKEALVNQADAFAERPKIPIFEDLTKGYGLVFAHGENWKVMRRFTLTTLRDFGMGKRAIEDRIVEEYGYLLDTIGSQEGKPFDASKIINSAVANIIVSILLGKRFDYKDSRFIRLLQLTNESVRLAGKPLVTMYNIFPYLGFLLRANKTLLKNKDEFHAYVKVTFIEHLKTLDKNDLRSFIDAFLVKQQEEKSTSNGYFHNDNLLSLVSNLFTAGLETISSTLNWSLLLMLKYPEIQRKVQEEIEQVIGSNPPRIEHRTQMPYTDAVIHEVQRFASILPLDLPHETTTDVILKDYFIPKGTYIIPLLISVLQDKSQWEKPEMFYPEHFLDSKGKFVKKDTFMPFSAGRRICAGETLAKMELFLFFTSLLQRFTFHPPPGVSASDLDLNPAISFNVIPKPYKICAVARS; from the exons ATGGACTGGAGCAGCAGCACTACCGTGGGCTTAGTGTTCGTCCTGACTTTTCTGATCATTTTGAAAATCGGAAGTTTCTTGAATAGCAACCGGAGAAAGAATCTTCCCCCGGGACCAAGAGCATTACCTATCATTGGAAATCTTCATTTGTTTGACTTGAAGCGACCCTACAGGACTTACCTACAG CTGTCAAAAGAATATGGTCCGGTCTACAGTGTTCAGATGGGACAAAGGAAAATAGTAGTGCTTTCTGGGTACGAGACAGTGAAGGAAGCTCTTGTAAACCAGGCAGATGCATTTGCAGAGAGGCCTAAAATCCCAATCTTTGAAGATTTGACCAAAGGATATG GGCTTGTTTTTGCTCATGGTGAAAACTGGAAAGTGATGCGAAGATTTACTCTCACAACCTTACGAGACTTTGGAATGGGAAAAAGGGCCATTGAGGACCGCATTGTGGAGGAGTATGGGTACCTGTTAGACACCATTGGGTCACAAGAAG GAAAGCCCTTTGATGCtagtaaaataattaattcagCAGTTGCTAACATAATTGTGTCAATATTACTGGGAAAACGATTCGACTACAAAGATTCCAGATTTATAAGACTTCTACAGTTGACCAATGAAAGCGTGAGGCTTGCTGGGAAACCTTTGGTTACG ATGTACAACATCTTCCCATACCTTGGATTCCTCCTAAGGGCTAACAAGACTCTTctcaaaaataaagatgaattcCATGCTTATGTGAAAGTTACTTTTATAGAACATCTGAAAACTCTGGACAAAAATGATCTAAGAAGTTTTATTGATGCTTTCCTTGTTAAACAGCAGGAG GAGAAATCCACTTCCAATGGGTATTTCCATAATGACAACTTGCTAAGCTTGGTGAGCAATTTGTTCACTGCTGGCCTTGAGACAATTTCCTCCACACTAAACTGGAGCCTTCTGCTGATGCTCAAGTACCCTGAAATTCAGA GAAAGGTTCAAGAAGAGATAGAGCAAGTGATAGGGTCAAACCCTCCACGAATCGAGCATCGTACTCAAATGCCATATACAGATGCTGTTATCCATGAAGTTCAGCGATTTGCTAGTATCCTGCCATTGGATTTGCCTCATGAGACTACTACAGATGTCATTCTCAAAGACTATTTCATTCCCAAG GGAACCTACATCATCCCCTTGCTGATCTCTGTCCTGCAAGATAAATCCCAATGGGAGAAACCAGAGATGTTCTATCCTGAACACTTTCTTGACTCCAAGGGAAAGTTTGTGAAGAAAGACACTTTCATGCCATTTTCAGCAG GGCGGAGGATCTGCGCTGGTGAGACTCTTGCCAAAATGgagctcttcctcttcttcaccagCCTCCTACAGAGGTTCACCTTCCACCCTCCCCCAGGAGTTTCCGCCTCAGACCTGGACCTCAACCCTGCTATTTCATTTAATGTTATCCCCAAGCCCTATAAAATCTGTGCTGTAGCACGTTCATAG
- the LOC106038207 gene encoding cytochrome P450 2K6-like: MDWASLVPVGLLFVLILLLIVKRQYFWKSHVNKNLPPGPKPLPIIGNLHILDLKKLDGTMIKLSETYGPVFRIQMGPKTVVVLSGYDTVKEALVNHADAFAGRPKIQIIKETAKGKGVIFSYGENWKVMRRFTLTTLRDFGMGKKAIEDRVVEEYGYLADVIESQKGKPLEMTLIMNAAVANVIVSILLGKRYDYEDPTFKRLLSLMNENIRLFGRPSVSLYNIFPALGFFLKDRKAFLKNVKEVNAFIKVTFIEHLKVLDRNDQRSFIDAFLVRQQEENGKDNGFFDNENLTEVVRNLFAAGTDTTSTTLRWGLLLMMKYPEIQKKVQEEIEQVLGSNPPRTEHRTQMPYTDAVIHEIQRFANILPLSLPHDTTADVNLKGYFIPKGTYIIPLLTSVLRDKSQWEKPDTFYPEHFLDSEGKFIKKDAFMPFSAGRRICAGETLAKMELFLFFTSLLQRFTFHPPPGVSTSDLDLSHTTGLTVPPVTYEVCAVPRS, from the exons ATGGATTGGGCCAGCCTTGTTCCTGTGGGGTTACTGTTTGTCCTCATTCTCCTGCTGATTGTGAAAAGACAATATTTCTGGAAGAGCCATGTGAATAAGAACCTTCCCCCAGGACCCAAGCCTTTACCCATCATTGGAAATCTTCACATCTTGGACTTGAAGAAACTTGACGGGACAATGATAAAG CTGTCTGAAACATATGGCCCAGTGTTCAGAATTCAAATGGGACCAAAGACAGTGGTGGTGCTATCAGGATACGACACAGTGAAGGAAGCTCTGGTGAACCATGCAGATGCATTTGCAGGGAGAcctaaaatacaaataatcaaagaaacagcaaaaggaaaag GAGTTATATTTTCTTATGGAGAAAACTGGAAAGTAATGCGAAGATTTACTCTTACAACCTTACGAGACTTTGGAATGGGAAAGAAGGCCATAGAGGATCGTGTTGTAGAAGAGTACGGATACCTGGCAGATGTCATTGAGTCACAGAAAG GGAAGCCCCTTGAGATGACTCTGATAATGAATGCTGCTGTTGCTAATGTCATTGTATCCATATTGCTTGGAAAACGGTATGACTATGAAGACCCCACATTCAAAAGACTCCTGTCATTGATGAATGAAAATATAAGACTTTTTGGAAGGCCATCAGTTTCG CTGTACAATATATTCCCAGCCCTTGGATTCTTCCTGAAGGACCGCAAAGCTTTTCTTAAGAATGTGAAGGAAGTCAATGCTTTTATCAAGGTTACTTTCATAGAACATCTTAAAGTCCTGGACAGAAATGACCAGAGGAGCTTCATTGACGCTTTCCTGGTCAGACAACAAGAG gagaatggAAAGGACAATGGGTTTTTTGATAATGAAAACTTAACTGAGGTTGTGAGAAATCTGTTTGCAGCTGGTACAGATACCACATCCACCACTTTGCGCTGGGGCCTTCTGCTCATGATGAAATATCCTGAAATTCAGA aaaaagtCCAAGAAGAGATAGAGCAAGTGCTAGGATCAAACCCCCCACGTACTGAGCATCGGACTCAAATGCCATATACAGATGCTGTTATCCATGAAATTCAGAGGTTCGCTAACATCCTGCCATTGAGCCTGCCTCATGATACTACTGCAGATGTCAATCTCAAAGGCTATTTCATTCCCAAG GGAACCTACATCATCCCCTTGCTGACTTCTGTCTTGCGAGACAAATCCCAGTGGGAGAAACCAGACACCTTCTACCCTGAGCACTTCCTCGACTCGGAGGGGAAGTTTATAAAGAAAGATGCTTTCATGCCTTTTTCAGCAG GACGGAGGATCTGCGCTGGTGAGACTCTTGCCAAAATGgagctcttcctcttcttcaccagCCTCCTACAGAGGTTCACCTTCCATCCTCCCCCAGGAGTTTCCACCTCAGACCTGGACCTCTCCCACACTACTGGGCTTACCGTTCCCCCAGTGACTTATGAGGTCTGTGCAGTGCCACGTTCCTAG